A window of the Eretmochelys imbricata isolate rEreImb1 chromosome 7, rEreImb1.hap1, whole genome shotgun sequence genome harbors these coding sequences:
- the NOLC1 gene encoding nucleolar and coiled-body phosphoprotein 1 isoform X5: MAEPRVVPSDLFPLVFAFLRDNHFEGAARAFGRAAGVTDQDPNAASLLDVFNYWLKSPDAKKRKAVPNGPPAKKSKKESSSSSDESSSEEDEKTTAKKPAAKSAPVPKVIAKAVAPAKKAESSSEDSSDDSDSEEEEKKPAQKVTKAQAKPAATKTQPQKKAKSSSSSDSSSSEDERPKKQPLKPVAAKTAAKSAGSKAACNAANGKAESSSSSSSSEDSDKEKAASAKAVPKKTPLPKPAAIQVPSGKARAPAKESSSSEDSSDSSEDEKPASKSKPKPGPYSAVPPPQVTEPRKGKAKPSVAKAPGKKAESSDSSDSSSDSSDEMEQTPKKGTTAKASLAKKKPTPTPTVVTIQKGGSSSDSDSDSDSSEDETPAKPAVKPAPPAAKKPPAVAKKAQSSSDSDSSSSSSEEEKKAPPAKPASKTAKPGSKPCTLVPKASSSDSDSSSSEEEQSKPAVKLASKSPGGSKACAGKKAAAASSSSSSSDSSSDDDKKSRTAGTPVAGLKPGKGGQNNSSLVKEKPKASSTPAAKSPATKKPEPKPAGGSESSSESSCDEKGKANGAGSNKKKRKSEDDQELGTPDSKKIKTKTRTPHSFPKVKQPAVPFRRVREEEIEVDSRVANNSFDAKKGAAGDWGEKAHNVLKFTKGKSFRHEKTKKKRGSYCGGAISTQVNSIKFESD; the protein is encoded by the exons ATGGCTGAGCCGCGCGTGGTGCCGAGCGACCTCTTCCCGCTCGTGTTCGCCTTCCTGCGCGACAACCACTTCGAGGGGGCGGCGCGGGCCTTCGGCAGGGCGGCCGGAGTG ACAGACCAGGATCCTAATGCTGCTTCTCTCTTGGATGTCTTCAACTACTGGCTGAA ATCCCCTGATGCTAAGAAACGGAAGGCTGTTCCCAATGGACCCCCTGCAAAGAAGTCCAAGAAAGAATCTTCCTCGAGCAGTGATGAGAGCTCCAGTGAAGAAGATGAGAAAACCACAGCCAAGAAGCCAG CAGCTAAGTCAGCGCCTGTGCCGAAGGTGATAGCAAAGGCAGTGGCTCCTGCCAAAAAAGCAGAGAGCAGCAGCGAGGACTCCAGCGATGATTCGGACtctgaggaggaagaaaagaagcCAGCACAG AAGGTAACCAAAGCCCAGGCCAAGCCAGCTGCCACCAAAACCCAGCCCCAGAAGAAGGCTAAGAGCTCCTCCAGCTCGGACTCCAGCAGCTCAGAGGATGAAAGACCAAAGAAACAGCCCCTGAAGCCAGTGGCAGCTAAAACAGCAGCTAAATCAG CAGGAAGTAAAGCTGCCTGCAACGCAGCCAATGGCAAggcagaaagcagcagcagcagcagtagtagtGAGGATTCTGACAAGGAAAAGGCTGCATCTGCAAAG GCTGTTCCCAAGAAAACACCACTGCCCAAACCTGCAGCCATCCAGGTGCCCTCAGGTAAAGCCAGAGCCCCTGCCAAAGAGAGCTCCAGCAGCGAGGATTCTTCTGACAGCTCGGAGGATGAAAAGCCAGCCTCAAAATCGAAGCCGAAGCCCG GTCCATACAGTGCGGTGCCACCCCCCCAGGTTACAGAGCCAAGAAAGGGCAAAGCAAAGCCCTCTGTTGCAAAGGCTCCTGGGAAAAAAGCCGAGAGCAGTGACTCCTCAGACAGCAGCTCGGACAGCAGTGATGAAATGGAGCAGACACCCAAGAAGGGAACAACAG CCAAAGCAAGTCTGGCTAAAAAAAAACCTACCCCAACACCCACCGTTGTGACTATCCAGAAAGGTGGATCCAGTTCAGACAGTGATTCCG ATTCTGACAGCTCTGAGGATGAGACCCCTGCAAAGCCTGCAGTCAAACCAGCTCCACCTGCAGCCAAGAAGCCTCCTGCTGTGGCAAAGAAAGCCCAGAGCAGCTCTGACTCAGATagcagctccagcagctctgaggaagagaagaaagccCCTCCAGCTAAGCCAGCCAGCAAGACAGCTAAGCCAGGGTCCAAACCCTGCACCCTGGTCCCCAAAGCCAGCAGCTCAGATTCTGACAGCTCAAGCAGTGAGGAGGAGCAGAGCAAACCAGCAGTGAAACTAGCCAGCAAATCACCAGGGGGCAGTAAAGCTTGTGCAGGGAAGAAAGCAGCTGCTGCTAGCAGTAGCAGCAGCTCATCTGACAGTTCCAGTGATGATGACAAGAAGTCCAGAACAGCAGGGACTCCAGTCGCCGGGTTAAAGCCAGGGAAAGGGGGACAGAACAACTCCAGCTTGGTGAAAGAGAAACCAAAGGCTTCATCCACACCAGCAGCCAAATCACCAGCCACAAAGAAGCCAGAGCCCAAGCCAGCTGGTGGCAGTGAGAGTAGCTCTGAGAGCTCCTGTGATGAGAAGGGAAAAGCAAATGGAG CAGGCTCGAATAAGAAGAAGCGGAAGAGCGAAGATGACCAGGAATTGGGGACACCGGACAGCAAGAAGATTAAGACCAAGACCAGAACGCCACACTCATTTCCCAAGGTGAAGCAG CCAGCTGTCCCTTTCCGAAGAGTAAGAGAGGAAGAGATCGAGGTGGATTCCCGTGTAGCTAACAACTCATTTGATGCAAAG AAAGGAGCTGCAGGcgactggggagaaaaggcccaCAACGTACTGAAATTCACCAAAGGCAAATCCTTCCGCCATGAGAAGACAAAGAAGAAAAGAGGCAGTTACTGCGGAGGTGCTATTTCTACCCAGGTCAATTCCATCAAGTTTGAAAGTGACTGA